Genomic window (Lynx canadensis isolate LIC74 chromosome A1, mLynCan4.pri.v2, whole genome shotgun sequence):
AATTACATATAATTTCAATGCATCcattgtacattttttttgtgtttttttttttatttttattttttttttccattttccaatgAGCGGTGTGTTGGTGCCTGTGACACAGAATGGAAGAGAAACCAGAACTGCAATGAacgcagacttttttttttttttttttttcatttccactgaCCAATAAACAGAACTACAGGTGCACCCAACCACGGACATGCATTAACTCGTCATGAGAAATCTAGGGAGGCTAAGTAGGATGAGAGAATGTTTGTTACTCCCAAAAATACCTGGGGAGGAAGAATGGAGTCTTGGCATCGAGATACTTGTGGACAGGCTAAGAGGGCTGTCTGAAAGTTGGCATTCAtccacaacattaaaaaaatatcaaaataagaaaagctgtaaattaaaaagaaaaacacagaaaatactgCTTTCCGAAAGATCTGATTGCCTTGGCCTAGGCCCTGTGGGCAGAATCAAACGCATCACTCCCAACCCCCTTGCAGAAGACAAGATACTCGGATCTTAGCGGCGGAGTGCCTGTGACAGCAGTTCAGGTACAAAAATTGTACTGTACTTTCAGACATTGATCTTTAAAATCCAGGACTGATTGGTAAAGTTGACTGAAGGTATATTAGATATTTCCCCACAAAAATACTATTtggattctccccaccccctccctccctcgatGGGacaacatccttttttttttttttctttaatcttggGCAATACATATCATTACTTCGGATTTGAAACGAGTTAgtataggagagagagagagacagagagagagagagagacacagagagagagagacaggcggtGGAAGCAGACTCGGTTTCCATAGGCTGTCCTTGTTATTCCTTGACTGCTACGGTTTGCTCGGAGCTGGCGGGCGCCTCGGCCGCCTTGACCTCGTCCGCGGGGGCTGCGGGGGCCTGGGCCTTGGCCGTGGAACTGGGTGCTTCCGTGGCTGCGGGGCTCTCCTTGGACGACGGCGCAGCCTCGGTGCTGCTGGGTTTTGAGTCTGAAGCCGGGGCCCCGTCACTTTTCGTCTCCTGCGCGGCAGGAGCTGCGGGAGCCTCAGTCTTGGTGGGTTCCCCGGCCTCCTTGCCCTTGTCGTCGGCCTTGGCCTCCGCGGGCGCCTCGGGCTCCGCGGCCTTGGGGGCGTCGCCGGCCGCGGCCGCGGGCTCGGGCTCGGCGGCCTTAGGGGGCTCGGGCTTGCCCTCGGCCGCCGCCTCCGTCTGCTCGGGCTCCGCCTTCGGGGCGTCTTCCTTGGCCGCGGCCGTGTCTTTGTCGCCTTCCTTGTCTTCGGGCTTGCCGGCCGCGTCCTGGCCATCCTTGTCCGGCTTCTCCTCCTTGCCCTCCTTCACCTCTGTGGTCTCGGCGGCCGCCTGGGCCTCGTTCTCCTTCGGGGTTCCCTCCTCTTCGGTGCCAGCACCCTCGGCCTTCTTGTCTTTGTCCTTGGCCTTCTCATCATTCACATTGTACCCCTTCTTCTTCTTGCTCAGCTTGCCTCCCATCTTGGAGTTCTGTAACACAGCACAACAGGACACAACACAGAAGCGTTACTGGTGGCTCCGGAGGGAACGGCTTTGCCCACCTCTCCACCCCTGACCTGGCAGGCTGAAATCCTAACCCCGTGCCGAGACGATGGCACTAGGAGGTGGTGCCTCTGGGAAGCGATTACGACCCGAAGGTGGGGCCCTCGCGGGTGGGACTGCAGACGGGACCCCCACGTGGCTCCCCAGCCTTTTGCCCACGTGAGGAGCAGCCAGGGGACCGATCACGACCAGTCAGAAGCGGGCTTTCCCTTCAACCCACCTGCCTGCACCCCCACCTGGGACTTCCCAGCCTGCACAACTCTGAGAAAGAACCTTCTATTTACGAGCCACCGGGTCTGACTGTTTAGCAGACAGCATGGACCAAGATGCTTCTCAGTAGGAAAACTAAAAGAAGCTTCCGTTTACAAAGGAAACAGCTCCGGACgctactgaactgtgcactttattccttcttaagtttatttatttattttgagagagacagtgagagcgtgaacagtggaggggcagagagagagggagagggaaaatccctcgccgtcagggcagagcccagccccGTCTGGAGCtcacccacgaaccatgagatcgtgacctgagccagatgaaaagtcccacacttaaccgcctgaccccccccccccccgccgcaagCGCCCCAGAACTGTACCCTTTAAGACAGGTTACTGCAGTCAATTTCATATTTTGCCAcagttaaaaatgacaaaaaagtgAATCTGAAAAAGAGCCCATTTAGAGAGCATCTGGTTGCAGCAAGTAGAGGAAATAATAAACTGAGATCAAAGAATACGTGATGAAACGCTAAGCGTGTCCATCGAAAAGAGAAGGGGCGCAGTATTTGTTTCTTGTCTGCTTTCCGACGCCCAACGCAAACACTAGTGAACGTTTGTGTACAAAATGGCAGAGGCGGccaatttatcttattttaatttctttctaacgTGTATtcatcattgagagacagagagacacagaatcggaagcaggctccaggctctgagctggcagcacagagccggacctggGGCTCGACCTCCagctcacaaaccgggagatcgtgacctgagccgaagtcggacccttaaccgactgaaccacccgggcgcccccagagGCAGCCATTTTAGATCCATAGTGCAGCCCAGAAGAGGCTCCATAATCTTAAAATACTTGCCAGAGAAATGGCACAGCTGTAATCAAGCACAaatgacaaattcctagaaaagaaTCTCAAACTACCAACTCTTCTCCAACTTAGCTATTCAGCTATATGCTCATATCGGCacacacatctccaaagacaagcAGCATGTGGCCTTTCTGGTTATAGAGCCAGACCGGTTAAAGGAAAACTACCACCCAAGAAATGAAAAGCCTACCTAGTGTCTCTAATTATATTTACTTTGTCAGTTGTTCCAGACTTGTATTCATTGCTTTTCCAGGTATTTTTGGCTTACGTACTTCCACAGCAATATGAAAATGGCCTTCATTATCAATTATCATAATCAATAACCTGATTAGAATTCCAACTAACTCAATGGTCATTAACAGGCTTTTTCACTCTGAGTGAAGTCCCCAACTTCCTAGAGGCTTTTGATTCTGGCCTCAGAAACTGTGATTGTATTTGAACCCTCAATTTTTCTTCCGTAGTACGAAAGcaaatccaaataaataataaattataaatttataaataataaattcagtcTAGAACCATTGCCAGAAATAAGCGGGCATGCTATGTTTTCCAAGTGCATGTTTATGCCATCATGTATCAGTGGGAACCCACTGACCTGTTGC
Coding sequences:
- the BASP1 gene encoding brain acid soluble protein 1, with the translated sequence MGGKLSKKKKGYNVNDEKAKDKDKKAEGAGTEEEGTPKENEAQAAAETTEVKEGKEEKPDKDGQDAAGKPEDKEGDKDTAAAKEDAPKAEPEQTEAAAEGKPEPPKAAEPEPAAAAGDAPKAAEPEAPAEAKADDKGKEAGEPTKTEAPAAPAAQETKSDGAPASDSKPSSTEAAPSSKESPAATEAPSSTAKAQAPAAPADEVKAAEAPASSEQTVAVKE